The Candidatus Eisenbacteria bacterium region GGGAACGGTACGATCTGATCTCCTTCAACGCGATCCACCCCAGCCACAGCCCGGCGCTTTATACCTCCGATTTCTACGCCGAGTGCGCGCGCAAGCTCTCCGACCGGGGCGTGATCTGCGCCTGGGTGCCGACGAACAGCTTCACCGAGCACCAGTTCCAAATCCTGTTGAAGACCTTCCTCTCCGTCTTCCCCCATTCGTCGCTCTGGTACGTGAACCCGAACCATCTGGTGCTGATCGGAACCCGACGGGAGCTGCGCCTCGACTATGCCGAGTTCCGCCGGCTGGCCGCGCTCCCCGAGGTGAACCGCGACCTGGCGAACTACACCATGGAGGATCCCTTCCGGCTCCTCGCCTACCACCTCATGGACGAGAAAGACCTTGATCTTTACACAAGAAGCGTTCCCGTCAACTCGGACGACAAACCGTACCTCGAGTACTCACGGGAAATGTACACGCGCCCCGAGATCGTCGACGCCATGCTCTTTCACCGTTCGAGCATCCTCCCCTACCTGGTGTTCGAGGGGGACGGAGAGGCGACGGCGGACACGCTCCGTCGCTATGAGCAGGCCGCCTTCCATCTGCTCGCCGCCCAGGCGGTGCAGTGGCTGGAGATGCCGAATCCCGACAAGGCCGGAAGCACCTGGAAGGCGGATCAGGAATTCCGGGAAGCCTTCCGCATCCTTCCCGGAGACAAAAACCTGGAGGTGATCGCGGCGGTCACCGAGAAGGACGAAGAGAGACTCCGCGCGCTCCTCTCGACGGAACCGATGAACCTGCTCGCCTGGGACACTCTCCTTCGCATACAGAGAATGCGTCGGGACTGGGAGGGGATCGCGCGAACCCTCACCGAACTCGGCACACCGGTCACCGACCAGGCTCGTCTCTGTCTGGGGATGCTCCACCTGCGCTCGGGCGAATGGGATCGAGCCGAACGGGCCTTCCGCGGCCTCGCCACCGGCGGGGAATCGGAGACGCTCCGGCGCGTCGGCGAGGAGTACCTGCGGATCATCGAAGGGGAACGCGACGCGTCCGGTCGCGACACGAGCCCGGATGAAAAGACCGCCCTCGCCCAGCGCTACTGGGGTGTCGGGGACCGGGAGCACGCGGAGGAGCTCTTCCGTGAAGCCATCGAACGATTCCCCGATCGCCCGCTTCCCCTTTTCGCATACGCCCAGGCGCTCGAGGAGAGCCGCCGCTTCGCCCGCGCCGAGTCTCTCTACGCAATCGCCGCTTCCTTCCCCATCAAGCGCGAGGATTTCCGGCGTCTCATCGACGAAGGGCTCGAGAGAACCCGGATCCTGGTCGCGCTGGAACGCAGCCCACACCGCGTCACGCGGATCGAGGGAAGGGGCGGCGAACCGATCGACGTCGATCCGGCCTCTCCGGCGCTCCGTCTGCGGATCGCCGCTCTCCTCGGCGCGCGGGGGATGTGGGCCCACGCGGCGGTGCATCTCCGGCTGGCGGTGACCATCGACCCGGAAAACGCCGACGCCCATGAAGCGCTCGGCGGCGTCCTCTCCCTGCGAGGCCTCGTCGACGCGGCGCGGAGCGAGCTGAAAGAGGCGATCCGGATCGACCCGAACCGCCGCTCCGCCCGGGAGAAGCTGCGCGAGCTGGAGGAGGAAAAGGCCGGCGCCTGAGGTCCACGCCGCAGAGAAGGTCGCATCCAAAAGGTTATTACACAAAGACACGGGCCGCCCGGCGGGGCGGCCCGTGTTCACTCGATCGAGGATCTCCGCGCTACTGAACCGGCGGGGGAACCTCCACTCCGGCGGGCGGTTCCAGGGCGGGAGGATCGGTCCAGACGATCTCCGCGTTCTCGCGCAAACCGTTCAGATATTCTTCGATCATCTCCCTGCGGTGCTGCTGATTCAGCTGCTCTTCGATTCCGGAGCGCACCTCATCGAGAGGGAGTTGCCGGGCCTCGCGCCGGTCCAACACCTCGATGACGTGAAAGCCGAAACGGGTTTCCACCACGTCGCTGGTTTGGCCTACGGGAAGCGAGAAGGCGACTTCCTCGAAGGGTTCCACCATCCGGTTCCGCCCGAACCATCCCAGGTCGCCCCCGTTCTCCTTGCTCGGGCAATCGGAGTACTCCTGGGCGAGGGCGGCGAAATCGCCCCCCCGGCGGAGTTGGTCGCGGATCGACTCCATGTCCCGGCGCTTGGCGGCCTTCGTCTCCTCGTTGTCGTTCTCTTTCAGCATCATCAGGATGTGCCGGGCGTTGACCTGCTCCTCCTGGCGGAATTTGTCCTTGTTCTCCTCGTAGGCGGTGGCGATCTCACCGTCCGTCGCCTTCGGGTAGTCGCCGGTTTTCTCCTCCAGAAGCGCGTCGATCTCCATCATCCGGCGAAACTCTTCGAAGAAGGCCTCCTCGGACTCCCATCCCTGGGCGAGGATCGCCTCGCGGAAGGCGGCGCTGTCCGGAAACTGGGTGAGGAACTCGTCGAAGCGGGCCTGAATCTCTTCTTCGCCGAGACGGTTCCCTTCGCTCTCCACCGCCTCGGCGAGGAGGATCTTGTTGACCAGGTTGTCCCGCGCCTGCTGCATGAGCAGGCCCTCCATCTGCTGCGCCTGGAAGGGGGAGACCTGGCCGCCGAACTGCCGGAAGAGCCGAGCCGTTTCCGCCTCCAGCTGCGCCGCGGTCACCTCCTGCCCGTTCACGGTGGCGACCACATCGCCGGCGGAAGCGGATCCCTCCTCCCCGCCCGACCCCTCTTTGCCTCCGCAGGAGACCAGCAAAGCCGGTAGGAGGAGCAACAGCGTCGCCCCCGACATCCATCTCTTACGCATCCCGTACTCCTCGTTCGAGAAACGGAAAGAACGCGCGCGGTCGCGCCGCGCCCCTCCTCGATCCCTCGCGCATCGCCGGCGCGGGCGGGGCGGTCGTTCCGCCTCCGCGGCCGGTCGTTTTTCGTTTCCGGCGGGGGGTTTCATTCCCGCCTTTTATCGCAAATATCCCAGCGCCTCGAGCCTCTCGCGCTCCTCCGGCGAGAGGGAGGCCGCCTCGGTCGCTCCGTACCCCGCCGCCGCGGAGTCGAGCCGCGCCCGCCACTCCTCGGCGCGCAGGCGAAGCCGCTCCATCTCCTCCGGCATCGCGGCGGCGAGATCCCGAGTCTCCCCCGGGTCCTCGTCCGTCCGGTAAAGCCTCTCGCCCAATTTCATCGGCATGCGAATGTACTTGAGATCGCCGGCGCCGAGCGCCCAGGAATCGAAGACCCGGGTCCTCCAGTCGTATCCCTGCCCGATCACGTAGCCGTAATAGGTGATGCGAAGCTCCTGGAATCGTTCTCCCTTCTCTTCCGGCGGCGGATCGAAAAGGGAGCGCCCCTGCATCTCCGCCGGGGGGCGCACGCCGCAGAGGTCGAGAAGAGTGGGCGCCACGTCCACCGTCGAACCGTTCCGGCCGTCCACGCGCGGCGCCGCCGCGCCCGCCGGCTTGATCCAGAGAGGCACGTGGACCGATTCGACGTGCAGGCTGTGTTTGTGCCCCTTCGCGCCGTGTTCGAAGAACTCCTCGCCGTGATCGGCCGTAATGACGATCACCGTGTTCTCCCAGAGCCCTTCCTCCCGGAGGGCGTCGAAGATCCGCCCCAGCATCTCGTCGGTGCAGCGGATCTCCCCGTCGTAGCGGGCGACGGTCCAATCGAGCCGAGCCTGTTTCATGCCGGGATGGATCTGCGGGTTCCGGTCGAAATCGGAATCATCGAAGGGTTCCATCTCCGGCGTCGTGAAAAGAGTGTCGTAAGGGGGCGGCGGGAGAAAGTCGTAGTGGATGTCCCAAAAATAGGCGAAGAAAAAGAAAGGCTCCCGCGGCCCGGAGCGAATGAAGTCGAGGATCTTCGCCTCCATCACCGGGTTCGTCACGTCGCCGTGGGCGGTCTCCTGCTCCACCGAAGAGGGGGAATCGTCCCAAACGGCGAAACCCTGGTTCAGGTTGTACGGGGTGCGCAGGAAGGGACCGCCGAGAACGGCCTCGGTGTGGTAGCCGCGCTCGGCGAGGATCTCGCCCAGCGTAACGTAGGAATCGTCGAGACGCTCGTGGGGTTCCCGCACCCGGTGCGTCGACGGATAAAGGCCGGTGAGAATCGTCGCGTGCGAGGGGAGGGTCCAAGAGGTGACGGAATGGACGTCGCTGAAGCGGACCGCGCTTTCGGCGAAACGGTCCAGGTTCGGGCTCGTCGCCCTCTCGTAGCCGTAGCAGCCGAGATGATCCGCCCGGAGCGATTCGAGAGTGATCAGGATCACATTCGGGCGCGGTCCGCCGCCGCACCCCGCCGCCGCGAAGGCCACGAGAAGCGACGACGCGGCGAACGCCGCCGCGCGTCCCCGCGCGCTCCGAAACCGTCCCGCTCTCCTACCGGCCATTTCGCTCCCCGCCGGACCGTTCCGCCCGGTCCCCTTTCCGCCATGAACTTGATACGGAATCCGATTTAGATTACGATCGACCCGAGGGGCGCCTCCCTTTCGGGGGTGATGAAGATCCCCTCTCCCTCCGGACCGACGGCGCCGAGGATAAACAGCTCCGACGTTTCCGGTCCCATCTTTTTAGGAGCGAAATTCACCACGCAGACCACCTGCCTGCCGATCAGCCCCTCTTTGGGATAGTTCGCGTATCCGGCGATGGACGTGCGCGTTCCGATCTCCGGACCGAGATCGACGGTCACACGGTAGAGCGGCTTGCGCGTCTCGGCCTCCTCCACCGCCTCGATCCGCCCGATCCGCAGATCGAGCGCTTGAAAATGCGCGAAATCGGCGGTTTCCTTCATGCTGCGTCGAACCTCCTCCCCGCCTCGGGGGAATCAGGGTTTCCCGTCCTTCTCCCGCGCGGCGCTCGTTTCGGGCGCCGCCCCGCCGCCGATGTAACCGAGGGCGCGAAGCATCTCCCGATGTTCCTCGGGGAGTTCCGGCGTTTCCGACGAATCGCCGAATGCCGCCGCGACGCCGCGTCCCTCCAGCAGCGCGGCGAGCCGCTTCGCCCTCTCCGGCTCCTCGTCCAGCCGGTCCCTCTCCTCGCCGGGATCGCCGTCGAGGCGGAAGAGCTTCTTCTCGCCGTCGTCCCAGGCGATCAGCTTCCAGGGCGTCTCCACGACGGCGCGGATCTCACGCTCCCACGGGGCGGAATCCCACGCCGGATGGGCGCGCCGCACCTCGTCGAAGGGCTGGCGGAACGGGCCGAGCGACTCCGCGATCCGCGTTCTCTCCGCCGGCGGGGCGAGCAGGCTCACCGCCCCGCTCCCCTCCGGCGCCGGAGGCCGGTCGATGCCGGCGAGGGCGAGCAACGTAGGGAAGAGATCGCCGGTCATCACCGGCCGCCGGTCCCGGCCGGGCGGAATTCGACTCGGGTAGCGGATCAGGAGAGGCACGTGAATCAGTTGCTGGTAGAGAGAATACTGGTGGTCCAGCATGTGGTGCTCGCCCAGATGTTCGCCGTGGTCGGAAGTGAGAATCACCACCGTGTCGTCCAGCTTCCTTCGCTCGCGGAGCGCTTCGATCAGACCCCGGAAGAGGTCGTCCAACTCGGCGATGCACGCGTCGTAGGTGCCGGCGGTGACCGAAAGCTCCTCTTCGTCGTACTCCTTCAGCCCGAACGTGTAGCTCCAGAGAGGCGTCCAGGAGCGGTCCACCTCGTAGGAACGGAGGACCTCCTCCTCCGACATCATCCGGCGCCTGTATTTTTCCGGAGGAATGTAGGGCCGGTGCGCCTCCATATAATTGAGAAAGGCGAACCAGGGAGCGCCCCCTTCCTCCCGATCGTCGATCCAACGGAAGAGCGCCTCGGCCGCGAGGGCGCCGCTCGCCTTGATGTCCCAAGGACCCACCCGGGCGGCGCGCACTTTCGGCGGGAGTTCGCTGCTCACGTCCTCCGGGCGGATCTTGCCCGAGACGATCTCCAACGCTCTCTTTTGGAATTCGATCTGCCAAGGATGTTCCACCGTCTCGAAACCCTGGTCGAACTTCTTCACCTTCGAAATGTGCGGGTTGGCGGACCAAAGGTAGGTGTCGTAGCCGGCGTCCCGGAAAAGCTCCGCGACGGTGACCAGGTTCTCGCTCAGGAAAGGACGGCTGTTGGTGCAACCGTGGAGCGACGGCGGAAGGCCGGTGAAGAAAGAGGCGTGCGAGGGGAGGGTGTAGTTCGACTCGGAGAGACAGTCCTCGTAGACGCGGGCGGTTTCCGCCCACTCCTCCAGAAAGGGGGTGGTCGGCCCGCCTCCGTAGAGGCCGAACCTGTCCGCCCGCGCGGTGTCCCAGACGACCCAGAGGACGTTGGGACGCTTTTCCGCGCCGCCGGAGCAGGAGAGCGCCGCCGGCAAAAGCGCAAACAGGAAGAAAATCGCGCCGGTCCTCCCTCGGACGGCTTTTCCGAGACCGATCTTCAAGTGAAATCCTCCGCCGGGGGCGGTTCGGACCCGAGAAAGGGCTCCCGCCCCACTTCCGCGCCGACCCGCGCGGTTCCCCGTTTCCCCGGAACGTTCCAGTCTAGACCGCGGAGGGGGACCGGTCAACCGGGGGGGCGCGAGGAAGGGTTCGTGAGGGGCGCGGCGCGGCGGGGGCGACCACCTTCCCGGAATCGGGAGCGATCGGGTCGGCGGAGAGGAGCCCTTTCGGACGCGGAACCACGCGACGAAAAGAGCGTCCGTCGCGCTCCCCCTTTCGCGCCCCGCACGGCGCCGTTCTGATGTATACTTAAACACGATTCCCCCGAGACGCACCCCCGATTCGATGAAAGGAGCACTGCTTGTTGCGGAGAACCCTCGCGGTTCTCGCCTTCTCCCTGCTGGCGGCTTCCCCCGTCCCCGCCGCGCAGAGGACGTTGCTGGCGGAGCTGTTCACCAACTACACATGAAGCGGCTGCCTCGCCGTCAAGGACACGCTTCACGCGGTCTTCGACGGCTACGCGGGGCGGGTCGTCCCGATCGAGTATCACGTCGCATGGCCGATGCCGACCGATCCCGGCTACCTCTTCAATCCGGGCGACGTGAACGGGCGCGTGAACTTCTACCGCGTCACGGAAATCCCCAAGCTGTTCCTGGACGGGACCGTCGAGGTCTCCCCCTGGCCGATTTCCGATTTCGGCGCTCGGGTGCGCGCCGCCGTGGACACCCTCCTTCTCCGGCCGAGCCCCCTCCGGATCCACATGACGCAGACCGCCGGACCCGATTCGGTGCGGGTCCTTTTCGACGTCGCCGCGCCGGAAGATCCGGGCACGGCGGAGCAGAGACTCTTCCTTGCCGTCACCGAGATCTGCCACGACTACGGCGGCGAGGTCTACCGCAACCTCTTCCGCGATTTCCTCCCCGACTCTCTCGGCCGGGTGCTGCATCTCGCGAAGAACGATTCGGTCTCCTTCGATTGGAGTTACCCGATCGATCCGGAGTACGAGCCGGAGATGCTGGTGACGGCCCTCTATCTACAGGACCCGCGCGATTTTGGGGTGTTTCAGGCGGCCTCCGACGCGGTCGGCGTCCCGACACGCGTCGCGACCGGCGCTCCGGCCGCGGTTCGTCTCCTCGGCAACGCGCCGAACCCCTTCAATCCGACGACGACGGTCCGGTTCGCAATGGATCGCGCGGGGCCGGTCCGACTTTCCGTGATCGATCCGGCGGGGCGGCTCGTGACGGTGCTCCTCAATCGTTCCCTCGGCACGGGGGAGCACGCCGTGACGTGGGACGGGAGGGACCGCTCCGGCCGTCCGGCGGCGAGCGGCGTCTACCTTCTCCGCCTCGAAGGGGACGGAGCCTCCGGCGCCCGCAAGATGACCCTCCTTCGCTGATCCCCCTTCCGCGCCGCTCCGGGCGCTGCTACAATCCCTTCGACCGTGAAAGGGAAAGGACCTCGACACCCCCCCTTCTCTCGGAGGAAACGAACGTGATGCAACGCGTACTCGCCGCAGCGGCCGTGGCGGCGCTTCTCTTCGGCGCCGTCCCGGCGGACGCGCTTCTGAAGACCGGCGTCTCGGCCGGAATGAACTTCTCCTCCCTGGGCGACGTGAAGGTGACGGACTACGAGACCACATACGACAGCCGGACCGGCTGGCACATCGGCGTCTTCGGCGCCGGCGACCTCGGTCCGATCGGCGTGCGCGCCGGGCTTCTTTACACCGACGCGGGCGCCCTCTTCGACGGGATCGGCGACACCCCCGGGCTCCCGGCGGACTTCAAGGAGGACTTCCGGGTCCGATACATCGCCCTGCCGATCGATTTTCAGTGGCGCTTCGTGCTGCCGCCGATCCGCCCCTATCTGCTCGCCGGCCCGGAGTTCCGCTACGACCTCACGTCCGACGACGCCTTCGAGGGGAACATCAAAAAAACGACCCTTGCCGCCAACATCGGCGTCGGCCTGGAACTGGGGCTTCCCCTCCTGGGCGTTTCGGTCACGCCGGAGATTCGATACTGTTTCGACCTGCAGGAAATCACCGACAAGACCCTCGAGATCGGCGGAGTCGGATTCGAGACCGACGGCGCCTACAAAGGGAGCGCATGGGTTTTTCGCCTCCACGTCGGGTTCTGAGGTGATCCCGCCCGCCGCGCGAGACTGGGAAGAGATACGCGCATTCGCCGGCGAGGCGGCCGCCCGCGTCGGAGAGCGCCTTCTCGTCGATGGGAGCCGGGGGCGGACGGAGAGTAAGGAGGACGGCTCCTTGGTCACCGCGGCGGACCGCTGGGCGGACGAGACGCTCCGCGAGGCGGTCCGCGCCCGCTTCCCCGACCACGGCGCGCTCACCGAAGAGGGGAGCACCTCCCTCCCTCCGAACGACTGGTGCTGGGTGATCGACCCGATCGACGGGACCACCAATTTCGCCCGCGGGTTGCCGATCTGGGGGATCAGCCTCGGCCTGCTTTACCGCGGCGAGCCTGTTTTCGGGCATGTCCGATTCCCCGCCGTCGGCCAATCCTTCGACGGGATTCAAACCGGGGGGGGCGGGCCGGACGGAGCCTGGCTGAACGGCCGGCCGATCCGCGCCCTGCCGCGGGAGCCGTCGGAGAACCGGCTATTCAACGTATGCGCGCGCAGCGTCTACCTCCTCCGACGCCCCTTCCCCTGCAAGCTCCGGATGCTCGGCTCCGCTACCTACAACCTTCTCCTCGTCGCCGCCGGCGCCTCACTCGGCGGCGTGGAGAGGACGCCCAAGATCTGGGATATCGCCGCCGCCTGGCCGATCCTGCACGCCGCCGGCGCGGTCTGGATCCCACTCGACGGTCTTCCCCCCTTCCCGGCGCGGCGCGGCGATGACTACGCCGGCCGCAGCTACCCCACCCTCGTCGCCGCGGGACCCGAGCTCGGCCGCCTCTTTCACGACCGCCTTCGCGTCGGCCCGGACGACCCGCCCCTCTGACCCGTTCCGGAAAAGGTGGAGACCCGCCATCCGGATGCTTACAATGAAAACGCCGCGGACTTCGCGTTCACGTCCATCCCGGATGGAGAGAGGAGGGGAACATGCGGAATCGAAAACGGTCCGGCCCGGCCGCGACGCGGATGGGGATCGCTTCGGCGCTCCTCGTTCTCGCGATGGCGGTTTGGACGGGCCTCGCCGCCGCGCAGGTGCTCGGCTCCTGCGGCACGGCGGCTGAGAATGAACCGGCCGCGGCGCCGGGGACTCCCGCGGTCGCGCCGCAGGGAGCGCCGCCCGCGCCGCCCGCGCCGGTCTCCCGGATCCTGATTCCGGGCGACCGGGCGATCAACTTCGAGCTTCCCGCGGTGATCGGCGACGACATCCGGATGGTCAAGCTCTCCGATTACAACGGCAAGTGGCGGGTGGTTTGTTTCTATCCCGCCGATTTCACCTTTGTCTGACCCACCGAACTGGCCGCGGTCGCGGCCGCGTACGGTGAGCTGCAAGAGCTCGGCGTCGAGGTGATCGCCATCAGCAGCGACACCCACTTCTCCCACTGGATGTGGAAGAAGACCTCCCCGACCATCCAACACGTCCCCTTTGCGATGGCGGCCGATCCGAGCGGCTCCGTGGGCCGCGCGTACGGCGTCTGGAACCCCAAGACGGGTCTCAATCACCGGGGCCGCTTCATCATCGATCCCGACGGGATGATCCTCGCCGTGGAGGTGCTCACCGATCCGGTGGGCCGCAACGTGAGCGAGCTGATCCGCCAGATTCAGGCGATGCAGGCGGTAAAGGCGAACCCGGGAAAGGCGGCGCCCGCCGGCTGGAAGCCGGGGGATCCCATGATCGAAACGAGCAAGGAGAAGATCGGCGTGTATTAAAACGCCGGTCCGCGGCGTTTTCACGGGGGGGCGGGTCGTCGATCCGCCCCTCTCTTGTTTACCCGAAAAGGACCGGGGGAGAGCCTCGCGGCGGGATGGACGGCCCTTCGGTCGGGGATTCTCTTTTCGCGAACGATGGGAGCGGAAGAGAGCAGGCACCGAAGAGCGAGATCACCGCGTCTCCTCGCGCTCCCTCTCCGCGCGCCGCAACATCGCGAGGGTGGCCCCCCATCCCCCGCGTTCGGGAGGCGCCTGGCCGAAACGGACCACGCGGGGATCCCTCTTCAGAAAGTCCCACACCTCCCGGCGGAGAACACTCCTCCCTTTGCCGTGAATGATCCGCACCTCGACGATCCCGAGGCGCTCCGCGCCGGCGAGGAATTCCTCCATCACCTCGGGAATCTGCTCCGGGAAAAAACCGTGGAGGTCGAGAACGTCCGTCACCACGATTTCCCCGGAGGGTTCCCCGTCCCCCTCATCGTCCGGGGCGCGTTCCCTACCTCGCGGGGCGCGCCTTTCCCCGCCGGCCAGGAACCCGCGCAGTCTATCGAGAAATCCCATCGCCGTCCCTCCGCCGCGCCGGCGGCCGTCCTTCAGTATACGCCCTCGCTTCCGGGGCGCGAATGTTGTATAATAATTGGGCGCGCGTGGTTGCGCGACCCCACCTCGTCCCGCGCGCCGAGACCGCTCTCCCATGATCCCCCGACGATCCCTAGAGTGCGAAGGAGAATCGATATGCCCCGCAGCCGCCTCATCACCCGAGCGCTACCCGCTCTGACTCTCCTCCTCTTCCTGTTTTCCTCCCTAGCCGCCGGCGGCGAGATCCACAAGGTGATCCGGATCGATTTCTCCCAAAAGGAGGCGATCCGCGATCTTCTCCGCGAGAACCGGGACGTGGCCGACTACCGGCCGGACACCGGCCTCACTCTCGTCGCCAACGAGGCGGAACTCGCCGAGTTCGCCGCCCGCGGCATCCGTTATGAGGTGCTGCGCGAGGACCTCGGCGCGGCGCTCGGCGCCCTCTTCGAGCCGGAGACCCGCGCCCTGGACGCGGCCTACCACACCTATGCCGAGATCGACGCGGCCTTCGACAGCCTGGTCGCCCTCTATCCGACCCTCGCGGAGAGGCACGACCTGGGCGACAGTTGGGAGGCCCGCGACATTTTCGCCCTCAAGATCTCCGACAACGTCTCCCTCGACGAGGGGGAACCGGAGGCGATGATCATGGGGTGCCACCACGCCCGGGAGATCATCAGCGTGGAGATGCCCTATCTCTTCGCCGAGTACCTTCTCGACAACTACGGAACGGACTCTCTCGTCACGGCCCTCGTCGACGAGCGGGAGATCTGGATCGTGCCGATGATCAATCCCGACGGCCACCAGTACGTGGTGGACGTGGGCGACTGGCGCAAAAACCGGCGGAACAACGGCGACGGCACCTACGGCGTCGACCTGAACCGGAACTGGCCTTACATGTGGGGGCTCGACGACGTCGGATCCAGCCCCAACACCTACAGCGAAACCTACCGCGGTCCCTCCGCCGGTTCGGAGCCGGAGCTCCAGGCGCTGATGACGCTCTTCCAGGCGAAGGAGTTCGCCACCTGCCTCTCCTTCCACAGCCACGGCCGCATGTACCTCTATCCCTGGGGCTACGCCTCGATCCAAACCGAGGACGACGACGCCTTCGCGGCGATCGGCGACAGCCTGGCGGCGCACAACGACTACGACCCCGGCTCGACCTACACGGGGCTCATCTACCTCACCAACGGCGGGAGCGACGACTGGGCCTACGGCGACTCCACCAAGCCCGCCTGCTTCAGCATCACGCCGGAGATCGGCGACCAGTTCGACACGCCCGCCTCCTTGATCCCGGTGCACTTCGCCGAGCAACTCCCGGCGATGCTCTTCATGGTCCGGATCGCCGATGATCCTTATCGCTTCAAGATTCCGGCCCGACCCGTCATCGCCTCGCTGCCGGACGACGAGGACGGCGACTACGCCGTGAGCTGGGCCCTCGGCGCGGGGGGCGACTCCGACGTGGTCTCTTACGAGCTGGTCGAAGCGACCGGCGAGTCGATCGTGCTCGACAGCGCCGAGTTCGGCCTGGGCGATTGGCTCACCGACAACTGGACATGGAACGACGAGAGGAAACACTCCGGGTCGTACAGCTTCTACTCCGGCACGGGGGACGAGTACTCCGCGGCTTTAGAGGCGCCGCATCCCATCGACGTGGAGGCGGGCGACTCCCTCACCTTCTGGGGATGGTGGCGCGTGGAGAACGAGTGGGACTACTGGTACGTGGAGATCTCCGAGGACGGCGGCGCTTCCTGGGCGCCCATCCCGGGGAGTTACACCACCGACGTGGACCCGAACGGCAACAACCGGGGGAACGGGATCACCGGCGCCTCCGGCGGCTGGTTCCCCCTCGCCTTCGACCTGAGCGACTACGCCGGGGAGAGCATCCGGATCCGTTTCCACTACGTGACCGACCAGCTGACCAACCTCCGCGGGGTGCAGGTGGACGACATCCATCCCGTTCGCCTCTTCGCCGAGGTCGACACTCTGGACGACGCGATCCCCACCGCCTCGTACGACGTGACCGGCCGCACCGAAGGGGACTGGTTCTACTGGGTGCGCGCCCGGGACGCGGAGGCGCAGACCGGTTTTTGGAGCGACCCGGCGAAGGTGACGGTGCTCCCCTCCACCGGCGTAGCGGCCGGCGCGCCCGCGGCGACCCGCCTCGGCCGGAACCGCCCCAACCCCTTCAACCCATCCACCGTCATCTCCTGGTCGCTGGCGCGGCCCGGAAACGTCTCCCTTTCGATTCACGACGTTTCGGGGCGTCTTGTGCGGACGCTCGTGCGCGGCGCGAGAGACGCCGGTGATCAGGAAACGGTTTGGGACGGCCGCGACGACCGGGGGGGCGCCGTCGCCTCGGGAGTCTACTTTTACAGGTTGCGCGCCGGCGCGTTCACCGAGACGCGCAAGCTGGTGCTGCTGAAGTAAGGAAAACGCGCGCGCGGACGATCGAGCGCCCCGACCGGAACCGCCGGCCGGGGCGCGTTTCTTTTCCTTTCAAGGCTTTTTACAGAAGCGCCTCCACCTCGTCCAGCAAACGGTCGAAGAGGCGGACCGTTTCCTCGATCGGCTCCGGCGAGGTCATGTCCACGCCCGCGCGGCGGAGAATCTCGATCGGGTAGTCGGAGCCGCCCGCCTCGAGGAAGCCGATGTAGCGGCGCACCGCTTCCTCTCCCTCCCGAAGGATGCGTTGGGAAAGCGCGGTCGCCGCCGCGAAGCCGGTGGCGTACTGGTAGACGTAGAAGCCGGTATAGAAGTGCGGGATCCGTGCCCAATAGACGTCGTGCAGCTCGTCCCGCTCCACTCGGTCGCCGTAGAGCGTCTCGTGCGCCTCGGTGAAGATCCCGCCGAGCGCTTCGGCGGTGATCGGCTCCTCGCGTTCCGCCGCCTCGTGGATTCTCCGTTCGAACTCGGCGAAGAGCACCTGCGTGT contains the following coding sequences:
- a CDS encoding inositol monophosphatase family protein, with protein sequence MRAFAGEAAARVGERLLVDGSRGRTESKEDGSLVTAADRWADETLREAVRARFPDHGALTEEGSTSLPPNDWCWVIDPIDGTTNFARGLPIWGISLGLLYRGEPVFGHVRFPAVGQSFDGIQTGGGGPDGAWLNGRPIRALPREPSENRLFNVCARSVYLLRRPFPCKLRMLGSATYNLLLVAAGASLGGVERTPKIWDIAAAWPILHAAGAVWIPLDGLPPFPARRGDDYAGRSYPTLVAAGPELGRLFHDRLRVGPDDPPL
- a CDS encoding outer membrane beta-barrel protein → MMQRVLAAAAVAALLFGAVPADALLKTGVSAGMNFSSLGDVKVTDYETTYDSRTGWHIGVFGAGDLGPIGVRAGLLYTDAGALFDGIGDTPGLPADFKEDFRVRYIALPIDFQWRFVLPPIRPYLLAGPEFRYDLTSDDAFEGNIKKTTLAANIGVGLELGLPLLGVSVTPEIRYCFDLQEITDKTLEIGGVGFETDGAYKGSAWVFRLHVGF
- a CDS encoding protein secretion chaperonin CsaA, which gives rise to MKETADFAHFQALDLRIGRIEAVEEAETRKPLYRVTVDLGPEIGTRTSIAGYANYPKEGLIGRQVVCVVNFAPKKMGPETSELFILGAVGPEGEGIFITPEREAPLGSIVI
- a CDS encoding sulfatase, which codes for MAGRRAGRFRSARGRAAAFAASSLLVAFAAAGCGGGPRPNVILITLESLRADHLGCYGYERATSPNLDRFAESAVRFSDVHSVTSWTLPSHATILTGLYPSTHRVREPHERLDDSYVTLGEILAERGYHTEAVLGGPFLRTPYNLNQGFAVWDDSPSSVEQETAHGDVTNPVMEAKILDFIRSGPREPFFFFAYFWDIHYDFLPPPPYDTLFTTPEMEPFDDSDFDRNPQIHPGMKQARLDWTVARYDGEIRCTDEMLGRIFDALREEGLWENTVIVITADHGEEFFEHGAKGHKHSLHVESVHVPLWIKPAGAAAPRVDGRNGSTVDVAPTLLDLCGVRPPAEMQGRSLFDPPPEEKGERFQELRITYYGYVIGQGYDWRTRVFDSWALGAGDLKYIRMPMKLGERLYRTDEDPGETRDLAAAMPEEMERLRLRAEEWRARLDSAAAGYGATEAASLSPEERERLEALGYLR
- a CDS encoding sulfatase — encoded protein: MKIGLGKAVRGRTGAIFFLFALLPAALSCSGGAEKRPNVLWVVWDTARADRFGLYGGGPTTPFLEEWAETARVYEDCLSESNYTLPSHASFFTGLPPSLHGCTNSRPFLSENLVTVAELFRDAGYDTYLWSANPHISKVKKFDQGFETVEHPWQIEFQKRALEIVSGKIRPEDVSSELPPKVRAARVGPWDIKASGALAAEALFRWIDDREEGGAPWFAFLNYMEAHRPYIPPEKYRRRMMSEEEVLRSYEVDRSWTPLWSYTFGLKEYDEEELSVTAGTYDACIAELDDLFRGLIEALRERRKLDDTVVILTSDHGEHLGEHHMLDHQYSLYQQLIHVPLLIRYPSRIPPGRDRRPVMTGDLFPTLLALAGIDRPPAPEGSGAVSLLAPPAERTRIAESLGPFRQPFDEVRRAHPAWDSAPWEREIRAVVETPWKLIAWDDGEKKLFRLDGDPGEERDRLDEEPERAKRLAALLEGRGVAAAFGDSSETPELPEEHREMLRALGYIGGGAAPETSAAREKDGKP
- a CDS encoding peptidylprolyl isomerase, coding for MRKRWMSGATLLLLLPALLVSCGGKEGSGGEEGSASAGDVVATVNGQEVTAAQLEAETARLFRQFGGQVSPFQAQQMEGLLMQQARDNLVNKILLAEAVESEGNRLGEEEIQARFDEFLTQFPDSAAFREAILAQGWESEEAFFEEFRRMMEIDALLEEKTGDYPKATDGEIATAYEENKDKFRQEEQVNARHILMMLKENDNEETKAAKRRDMESIRDQLRRGGDFAALAQEYSDCPSKENGGDLGWFGRNRMVEPFEEVAFSLPVGQTSDVVETRFGFHVIEVLDRREARQLPLDEVRSGIEEQLNQQHRREMIEEYLNGLRENAEIVWTDPPALEPPAGVEVPPPVQ
- a CDS encoding redoxin domain-containing protein, whose translation is MRNRKRSGPAATRMGIASALLVLAMAVWTGLAAAQVLGSCGTAAENEPAAAPGTPAVAPQGAPPAPPAPVSRILIPGDRAINFELPAVIGDDIRMVKLSDYNGKWRVVCFYPADFTFV